Genomic DNA from Desulfuromonas versatilis:
TGCCCGGCTGACGGCAACCGACCTGGGGAAAATCGCCTATTACCATTTCTACGAGGGGCTGGTCGGCGGGGTCCCGGCGATCATCTCCCGCACCGGCTACACCGGGGCGGGCGGCTTCGAACTCTATTTCGCCCCCGAGGCCGCGGAGAAGCTCTGGGATGCCCTGCTCGCGGCCGGCGAGGCCGATGGCCTGGTTCCGGTGGGCCTGGGGGCCCGCGACACCTTGCGGCTGGAGATGAAATACGCCCTTTACGGCCATGAGCTGAGTCCCGAAATCACCCCCCTCGAGGCCGGGCTCGGCTGGATCACCAAGCTCGACAAGCCGAGCTTCATCGGTCGCGAGGCCCTGGTGAAAATGAAGCAGCAGGGGATCCCCCGCCGCCTGGTCGGCTTCGTGATGACCGAGCCGGGGGTGCCCCGCGCCGACTATCCGGTTCTGGCCGGTGGGCGCGAAGTCGGTGTCGTGACCAGCGGGACCATGTCCCCCTCGCTGCGCGTCGGGATCGGGCTGGCCCTGGTGGAGAGCGGCCAGGCTGCCGTCGGGACCGATTTGCAGATCGGCATCCGCAGCCGCCAGGTCGGCGCCCGGGTCGCCCACACCCCCTTTGTCAAACAGAATTCCTGATTCCCCCCCCCTCGGGACGGCAAGAAGGTCCCGAAGCCGGGTTAGAACCGGGCCTGGGGCAACGGCCTGCGCCCGGCCCGGCGGGAACCCGGGGATTCTGAAATCAGTCATCAGCTCAAGGCGATTCGCCCGTTAGAGAATTTTGCCAGCCGCATGGCCAAGGAGGATGAAAAATGGAATTTCCCGAGGACTTGAAGTACACCGAAGAGCACGAATGGGTTCTGCTCGAGGACGGCATCGTCACCGTAGGGATCACCGATTTTGCCCAGGACTCCCTGGGGGACGTGGTATTCGTGGAACTGCCCGAGGTCGGGACCATGGTCGAGGAAGGCAAGGCCTTCGGCGTGGTCGAGTCGGTCAAGGCGGTCTCCGATGTCTATGCCCCGGTCTCCGGGGAGGTGGTCGAGGTCAATGAGGACCTGCCCGATACCCCCGAGCTGATCAACACCTCCCCTTACGAGGACGGCTGGATGATCAAGATCCGCCTGACCGAGCCCGGGCAGGTCGACGATCTGATGGACGCCGAGCAGTACCAGGCATTCGTCGAGAAGGAATAACCCGATCCCCTCCCGGGGAGAGGTACTGCCCGAAGGGCGATAATCGATCCGCCCGGCAACAATCCCGACACCCGGCGACCCCCATGGGGCCGCCGGGTGCTCGTGCTGGATGGGCCGGATGGATTTTCCAGGAGATACCCATGCGCTATATTCCCCACACCCAGGAAGACATCCAGCAGATGCTGGAAACCGTCGGGGTCGGATCGCTGGAGGAGCTGTTCGAAGAAATCCCCAAGTCGGTGCGTCTGCAGCGGCCCCTCGACCTTTCCGCGCCCCTGTCCGAACCGGAACTGCTCCGTCATCTGCGGAGCCTGGCCGATCGCAATGCCACCCCTGACTCCATGCCGAGTTTCCTCGGCGGCGGCGCCTACAATCATTTCATCCCGGCGGCGGTCGACCAGTTGATCTCCCGCAGTGAATTCTATACCGCCTACACCCCCTACCAGCCGGAGATCAGCCAGGGGACCCTGCAGGCGATCTTCGAATACCAGACCCTGGTCTGCCAGCTGACGGGGATGGACGTGGCCAACGCCTCCATGTACGACGGTGCCTCGGCCTGTGCCGAAGCGGTGTTGATGGCGGTGCGCGCCACCCGGCGCAAACGGGTCCTGATTTCCGAGGCCCTGCATCCGGAGTACCGCGAAACGGTGGCCACCTACTGCCGCTACCTCGATGTGGAGCTGGTCCCGGTCCCCTTCGATGCTTCGGGAGGCACCGACATGAGCGCGCTCTCCTCGCTGCTCGACAAGGAGACCGCCGCGCTGGTCGTGGGCTATCCCAACTTTTTCGGCGTAGTCGAGGATCTCGCGGCCCAGGCCGAAGTGGCCCATGGGCTGGGGGCGCGGCTGGTCGCTGCGGTGCAGGAGCCCATCGCCCTGGGATTGCTCAAATCCCCCGGGGAGTTGGGTGCCGACATCGTCGCCGGCGAGGGGCAGAGTTTCGGGATCCCCGTTGCCTTCGGCGGCCCCTACCTGGGGTTCTTCGCCGCCCGCCAGAAGGATCTGCGCACCATGCCCGGCCGGCTGGTGGGGGAGACCCTCGATACCCGGGGGCAGCGCGGCTTTGTCCTGACCCTGGCCACCCGCGAGCAGCACATCCGCCGCGAAAAAGCCACCTCCAACATCTGCTCCAACGAAGGCCTCTGTGCCCTGATGGCGACCATCTACCTGTCGCTGATGGGCAAATCCGGTATCCGCGAGGTCGCCGTGCAGAACTTCTCCAAGGCCGAGTATGCCAAGCGGGCCATCGGCGCCCTGCAGGGCTTTTCCATCCCCTTTGCCGGGGCGACCTTCAACGAATTCGTGGTCGAGGCCGGCGTGGAGGCCGGGGCGGTGCTGGAGCGGCTGGAACGCCAGGGGATTCTGGGCGGCATCGCGCTGGGAGGGTATTTTCCGGAAATGTCCAACCGGTTTCTGGTCTGCGTCACCGAGCAGAACAGTCGGCAGGAGATCGACGCCCTGGTGGCGGCCCTGGCAGGAGGTGAAAAATGAGCAGTGTCGGTACCAGCGGACTGGTTCTCAACGAAAAACTGATATTCGAGCATTCGGACCCCGGGCGCAAGGGCTACAGCCTGCCGGCGCTCGACGTGCCCGAAGCGCAGCTCCCCACGGCGCTGGTCCGGGAGGAGGTTGCCGGCTTCCCCGAACTCTCCGAGGTCGACGTGGTGCGCCACTTCACCCGGTTGTCCACCTGGAACTACGGGGTTGATTCGGGCTTCTATCCCCTGGGCAGCTGCACCATGAAGTACAACCCCAAGGTCAACGAGGCCGCGGCGCGCCTGGCCGGCTTCGCCGGGGCGCATCCGCTGGCCCCCGAGCATCTCAGCCAGGGGGCGCTGGAGCTGATGTTCAGCCTGCAGCAGGAACTGGCCGAGGTCTCCGGGTTCCCCGCCGTCACCCTGCAGCCGGCGGCCGGAGCCCACGGCGAGTTGACCGGCATGCTGATCATCCGCGCCTGGCACGAGGCCCAGGGCAACCCGCGCAGGAAGGTGCTGATCCCCGACACCGCTCACGGCACCAACCCGGCCACCGCGGCTCTGTGCGGCTACGAGGTGGTTTCCATCCCCTCCGACGGGGTGCTCAGCGCCGAGCGGGTCGCCGAACTGATGGACGAGAACGTGGCCGGGCTGATGGTGACCAACCCCAACACCCTGGGGCTGTTCGAATCGCAGATCAAGGAGATCTGTGAGGTGGTGCATGCCAAGGGCGGGCTGGTCTACTGCGACGGTGCCAACCTCAACGCCCTGATGGGGATCGCCCGGCCCGGGGATATGGGCATCGACGTGATGCATTTCAACCTGCACAAGACCTTCTCCACGCCCCATGGCGGCGGCGGGCCGGGGGCCGGCCCCGTCGGGGTCACCGCGGCCCTGGAGCCGTTTCTGCCGGTGCCGGTGGTGGTGCGCGAGGCGGGGCAGTATCGCCTCGACTCCCAGCGGCCGCAGAGCATCGGCCGGATGCGGGCTTTTCACGGCAACTTCGGCATCCTGGTGCGGGCCTATGCCTACATTCGCACCCTGGGCGGCGCGGGGCTCAAGCACGCCAGCCAGATGGCGGTGCTCAACGCCAACTACATCCGCGCCCGCCTGGAGGGGACCTACCATCTGCCCTACAAGCAGCGCTCGCTGCACGAGGTGGTCTTCTCCGAGCGCAACCTGCCCAACGACTGCCATACCCTGGATGTGGCCAAGCGGCTGATCGACTACGGTTACCATCCGCCGACCGTCTACTTCCCCCTGGTGGTCAAGGGCGCGATCATGATCGAGCCGACCGAAACGGAAAGTCAGGAAGTCCTGGATGAGTTCTGCGAGGCGATGCTGGCCATCGCCGCAGAAGCCAGGGACAACCCCGAACTGCTGCACCAGGCACCGGTCCGCACGCGGGTCGGGCGCATGGACGAAACCGCAGCGGCGCGCAATCCGCGGCTGAAGTGGGAAGGGTAGGAGGATAACGACGAAGGGCGCCGCGAGGCGCCCTTCGTCGTTGCCGGAGCTTCAGTAGATGACCCGGCGGGTCAGGTTGTAGCGGAAGAACGCGAAAATGCTCAACTCGTCCTTGGTAAAGGAGCGCGGCAGGGGGCCGAAGGGCGAGCCCTTCTGCACCGCCTGGAGGGCTTCCTCGTCGAGGACCTTGTGGCCGCTGCTTTCCATCAGCTGCACCTGGCGCAGCGTGCCGTCGCGGTTGACGGTGATTTTCAGCAGGCAGGTCCCTTCGTCGCCGCGTTCCGCCGAGCGGGCCGGATAATTCCAGACCGCGTAGATGTTGTCCCGGAAACGCTTGAAAAACGAATAGAGCAGGTCCCTTTCCATGTCGAGCCAGACCGCGTCGCCCTGCTCGACATCCGCCCGGTATTTCTGGCGCCATTCGCTCTCGAGGCGGGCGACCGTCGTCTGGGGCAGCGTCAGCAGCGACTGCAAGTCGGGGAGCTTCTCCCTCGGCGGAGCCGTCTGCGGGGCGGCCTGGGGCTCCGCTTGAGATTGCGGGCGCGCCGCCTCCTCGGCGGCGGCCCGGTTGCGCGGCTCCTGCTGCCGCGGCGCGGCGGGCGCGGCAGGCTTCGGTTGGGGTCGGGTCTGGGGCTGCGGGCGGGGCTGGGGAGCCCCCCGCGGTGAAGGCGCAGCGGGCAGCCTGTCCTCGACGTCCGCGCCGCGGGGGGCCGTCTCCCGGGTCACGACCTGGTCCTGGGGCCCGAGGCGCCTGGCCGGGGTTTCCCGGGGCTGCTCCGGCTCGGGCGGGGCAGGCACGTCGAGTTCGCGCTCGCGGGGCGGCGCGGGGCGGGGGGGGCGCACCTCGACATAGACCGGTTCGGGCCGGGGGGCCGGGACCAGGGAGCGCTGCGGCAGCAGGTAAATCAGCAGCAGGTGCAGCAGCAGCGAGAGGATGAAAAAGGCTGCCAGGAGGTGGCTTTGTCGGCGTTCTTGAAACATCGTCAGGGGCAGGCCATTGGGAGGTCAGTGTCGCCACATTATACATGAAGCCCGCCGCCGGGAGGCAGAAATGTTTCGTTTGCCAAAATCTGTGACCCGGTCATGAAAAGCGGGTTGACCACCTCTTCCGCATCGGCTATAAGTTAACCTTTAAAATCAACGCTTTCCACACGGAGGATGTTCCATGCACTTAGTCGATCAGATAAAAGCCAAGGCCCGTCAGAACCTGCAAACCGTGGTCCTGCCCGAGGGGTACGACGACCGCATGGTCCAGGCTGCCGGCCAGATAGTCAAGGACGGCCTGGCCAAGGTGGTCCTGCTGGGCAACCCCGCGACCCTCGGGACCAAGGCGCAGGAACTCGGCGCTTCCCTCGATGGGGTGACCCTGCTCGACCCGAAGAGCGCCCCCAAGCTGGAGCAGTACATCGATGAACTGGTGGAGCTGCGCAAGAAAAAAGGGCTTTCGCGCGAGGCGGCCAAAGAGCTGCTCACCGGGGACGACAACCTCTACTTCGGTGCCATGATGGTGCGCATGGGCGATGCCGGCGGCGCCGTGGCCGGGGCCTACAACACCACCGGCGACGTGCTGCGGGCCGCCTTCCAGGTGGTCGGGACCGCGCCGGGCATGAAGACCGTATCCTCGGTATTCCTGATGGTCACCAAGACCCCCGAGTTCGGCGAGAACGGCACTCTGCTGTTCGCCGACTGCGCCGTCAACCCCAATCCCGACGCCCAGGCCCTGGCCGAGATCGCCGTGGCCACCGCCCGCAGCTGCAAGAGCTTCCTGGGGGTCGAGGCCCGGGTCGGCATGCTCTCCTTCTCCACCAAGGGGAGCGCCAAGCACGAGGACGTGGACAAGGTCCTCAAGGCCCTGGAAATCGCCAAGGGGATGGACCCGGCCCTGCAGATCGACGGTGAACTGCAGGCCGACGCCGCGCTGCTGCCCAAGGTCGGGGCGAAAAAGGCCCCCGGCTCTCCGGTGGCGGGCAAGGCCAACACCATCATCTTCCCCACGCTGGACGCGGGCAACATCGGCTACAAGCTGGTCGAGCGCCTCGCCGGCGCCGAGGCCGTCGGCCCCATCATCCAGGGCCTGGCCAAGCCGGTCAACGACCTGTCCCGCGGCTGTTCCGTGGAGGATATCATCAGCGTCTCGGCGATCACCGCGGTGCAGGCGCAGGCCTGACATTGCCGACTGGTGAAAATCGCAGCAAACAAGAAGGCCGGCGGGGTTTCCCGCCGGCCTTCTTGTTTGCTGCGCAACCTGGCGCCGGTTGTCCTACTTGCGCTGAAATTCGCTGCTGGCGAAGGAATAGCGGAAGTTCATGTGGTCTGCGTAGGTCCCCTCGAGGATGGCGACCACATCCTCGGTGAACACCAACTCCTCGTCCGTCGGGATGACGAAAACCTTGACCGGGGAGTCGGGGCGGGTGATCACGCTCTCCCGCTTGCGGGTCATGGTGTTGCGGTTTTTCTCCTTGTCCAGGTGGATGCCCATGAACTCGAGCCCCTCCAGGGTTTTTTCGCGGATCTGCCAACCCATCTCCCCCACCCCGGCGGTGAAGACCACCGCGTCGATGCCGCCAACGGCAGCCGCGTAGGAGCCGATGTACTTTTTCAGCCGGTAGGCTTCGATCTCCAGCGCCAGCTGACAGCGCTCATCGCCGTTTTCGGCCCCTTCGATCACGTCGCGCCGGTCGGTGTAGTGCCCGGTGATCCCCAGGACCCCCGATTTCTTGTTGAGGATCGAGTCGATCTGCTTGGGGCCCAAGTTCTCCTTCTCCATGATGAAGGCGGGGATGGCCGGGTCGATGTCGCCGCAGCGGGTCCCCATGACCGCCCCCTCGAGGGGGGTCAGGCCCATGGAGGTGTCCACTGAAACCCCGCCCTTGATCGCCGAGTGGGAGACTCCGTTGCCGATGTGCATGGTGATGATGTTGCAGTCCTTGGGCGCCTTGCCGAGCAGGACCGCCGCCCGCTTGGAGACGTACAGGTGGCTGGTGCCGTGGAACCCGTAGCGGCGCACGCCGTATTTCTCATACCACTCCAGGGGCAGGGGGTAGGTGTAGGCGGCCTTGGGCATGGTCTGGTGGAAGGCGGTGTCGAAGATGGCGATGTGCGGCACCTGCGGCAGCACCGATTTGGCGGCCTCGATGCCGGAGATGTTCGGCGGGTTGTGCAGGGGGGCCAGGTGCTGAACTTCCTTGATCGCCTCGAGCACCGCGTCGTCGATGAGGACCGAGCGGGTGAACTTCTCCCCGCCGTGGACCACGCGATGGCCGACCGCGGAGATCTGCTGGATGTCCTTGACCACCCCGTGCTTGGTGTCGGCCAGCATCTTGATGATCAGATGGATGGCGACTTCGTGGGTGGGGCATTCGTATTCTTCGCGGTAGGTTTCGCGGCCGGGGACCTCGTGGATGATGAACGAGTCGCCGATGGTGACCCTTTCCACCATCCCCTTGGCGATCACTTCCTTCTTCTTCCAGTCGAAAAGCTGGTACTTGACCGATGAGCTGCCGCAGTTCAAAGCGAGAATGTCCATTTTAAATCACTCCTCCTCGGGTTTCGCGCTATGGAAAAAGGTTATGCCAGTATACGGAAAAACTATGTTTTGAAATTTATCATGACTGAAAAATTTCAGCGATATTTTATAGGTGCAACGCTAGTACTCTAAGCCTGTTGCGATGTGGAAAGGCGTTATGAAAGACTAGCGAATGCCACCCCCATTTGCAAGGTTTTTGTTCCCCCTGGGCCCGTGCAAGGGGGTGGACAGCGGCGGCCGATTTGGTGTACTATTTTGCGAATGACGATTAGTCATATCCAACCCCATGATGGAGGAGGTGATACCCTTGGCCCACAACATTACCGAAGAGTGCATCAACTGCGGCGCCTGCGAGCCGGCTTGCCCGGTCGACGCCATCAGCGAGCAGGGCGATGTCCGTGTGATCGATGCAGCCACCTGCACCGACTGCGGCGCCTGTGTCGACACCTGCCCGGTGGACGCCATTCAGGCTCCCTGATCCACCCCGGAGGGCGGCCTGCGGGCCGCCCTTCAACTTATCGCCCAATTTTACCTCAACCGCTCCCGGCAGCAAGGGACAGGAGATATAGATGTTTGGACTGGGTACGACGGAACTGATCATCATCCTGGTACTGGTGCTGGTAATCTTCGGCGCCGGCAAGCTCCCCGAGATCGGCGGGGCCCTCGGCAAGGGGATCCGCAGTTTCAAGAAAGGGATCAGCGACCGGGACGAGATCGACATCACCCCCGAGGAGAATGCGAAGAAACCCGAGGACAAGGAGGGGGAGAAGCAGTAGCCGTTGCGCCGCGCCAGGCCTCGAAACGCAGAAAAGCCGCACCTGGGTGCGGCTTTTCTGCGTTTCGAGGCTTTAGGCCGGACTACTTGGAGGCCGGCTTCGAGTCGACCACCTCGACGATGAACTCGGCGAGATCCGGCGGCAGGTTCTTGAACACGATGGTGAAGGGGATCGCCTTGCCCGCGCCGATGTTGAGATTGGAGAGGGAGTCGCCGAACTGGTTGTTCATGCTCTCTTCGATGCGGGAAAACGGCATGCTCCGCAAGGCGTCCTCGTCCAGCGCGTTGCCGCAGAAAACCGTCTGCTGCACCAGGGCCTTGCCGTTTTTGTCGAACAGCACCCCTTTGACGGTGACCGCGGAGCGGGCCTCGGTAAATTCGTTGATGGCCTGGCCGCTGATTACGAACAGCTGGCCCTCGGCGAGGTTGTTGACGAAAAAGCTGTTCAGTTCGCTCAGGCGGATCTGCCCCGCCGGCCGGGCGGGGGCCTGCTGGCCGGTGAGCCGCTGCAGGGCCTGGTCCAGCGACCCCTCGCTCCAGATGAAATACCCCGCCGCCCCGAGCAGGCCGAACAACAGCAGCAGCAGAAACAGGGTCAGCCCCGAAAGCGCGCTCTTGCGTTTTTTCGGCACCGGCAGGGGGGCTTCCAGGGGTTCTTCTTCGGCTTCGGCGGCCTGGCGCTCCGCCGCCGCTGGGGGCACCGCCGCAGCCGCCGCCGGGGCGGCCGCCGCAGGCTCGTCCAGGTCCAGAGAGAGGCTGCCGAAGGCGTCCTCCTCCGGGTCCGGTTCGCTGCGGGCCGGCTCGGGGGACTCCTCCTCGCCGAAGGTCATCCCGCTGAAGTCGAATTCCTCGGCCTCTTCGGAGGCCTCCTCCGCATCGCCGAAGTCAAACTCGTCGGCGGCGCCGGAAAGCTCCGCCGCACCGCTCTCCGTTTCCTCCTCCCAGTTGAAGGCGGGCGGCTCCTCGGCGAAATCGAGACCCTTCTCCCCGGCGCCGGATTCCAGGGCCTCCTCGAAGGCGAAATCATCCCCGGAAAGTTCGTCGGCCGCTGCCTCAGGTTCATCGCTGAAGGAGAACTCATCCGGGGAGTCCAAGCCCGCTTCTTCCTCGCCGGCTAACTCCTCCTCCATGGTGTCGGGACCCGCTTCACTTGGGAATGGTTCACTCTCCGCGCCGAAGTCGAACTCATCTTCCAGGGGGCGTTGCTCCTCGTCGCCGGCAAACTCCGCGCCGAAGGCCTGCTCGGCGCTCTCTTCCCCGAACCCGGCATCCCAGGTCTCTTCGCTCTCGTCGGGCTGCTCTGCCGGGGGGACCGACGCTATGGCGGCATCCGGGGAGGTCGAAAACTCTTCGAATCCCTCGAAATCCTCTTCGGCGGGGCCCTCCGGGGTGGCGTCCAGGCTGAAGCTGTCGAATTGGTCCTTCTGCTGGGGTGGCGGCTCCGGCGGTCTGGCGGCGGTAGCGGTCGGAAAGGCGGCGGGCGCCTCCGGTTGGGTGGGCGGGGGAGTTTCCTCGGGAGGGGCAAAATTTTCCGCAGGCTTTTCAGCCGCAGGCTCCGGGGGTTGCTGCTCTGGCGCCAGGGCCGGCTGGGGACGCTGGGCGAGGAAGATGTGCCGGCACTTGGCGCAGCGCACCTTGATGCCGCCCGGCTTTACCTTGTCGTCGGCCACCTTGAAGCGAGTCTGGCACTCGGGGCATTGGATGATCATGGCGGAATCTCCCTTGAGCCCTGGCTATACGCCTTCAACCAGGTGAATGTCGGGAAGGTTGCGGTATTGTTCATCGTAGTCGAGGCCATAGCCGATGATGAAGCCGTCATCCATGGTGATCCCCACGTAATCGGCCTCGATGTCGACTTCGCGGCGGTTGCGCTTGTCGATCAGCGTGCAGATCTTGAGGGACTTGGGCTCGCGCAGCAGCAGCCGGTGGTAGAGCGACTCCAGCGTGTATCCGCTGTCGACGATGTCCTCCACGATGATGACATTGCGACCCTTGATCGGCTCTTCGAGGTCCTTGCGCATTTCCACGATCCCGGAGGAGCGGGTCTCGGAGCCGTAGCTGGCCAGGCGCACGAAATCGACCTTGGCCGGAACGCTCACCTCCCGGGCCAGGTCGGCGCAGAACAGGAACGAGCCTTTGAGCACCCCCACCAGCAGAACCTCGCTCTCGGCGAAATCACGGCTGATTTCCTCGCCCAGGCGTTTGACCTGCTCAGCGATGTAGTTTCTGGAATAAAGCAGCTTCAATTTCAGATTCTGGTTGTTCTGCGGCATGTCGTTCCTTAGGAAAAAAGCGAGTACTATTGCGGGGTATTCTATATCAATATACTTCGCATGTGTCAATTTATTAGCACCGGGATAAAGGTCTGTTCATTTTGAGTTTTTGTGTGCTACAATCTGAGGCGTCGCACGGGCCCGGCCCGGGCGGTGAAACCGAGGAAAGGATACGGATTGAGATGATCTATCGTTTTCTGCTGGTACTGCTGGTGTTGCTGCTCCCGGCCATCGCCTTTGGCGAGGGGTCGCCCCGCCTGGCGGTGGAAAATGCCGACTACAGCTTCGGGAAAATTTATGCCGGAATGAAGGTCGAGCATACCTTCCGCTTCAAAAACAGCGGCGACGCTCCCTTGATGATCGACCGGGTGCGCAGCTCCTGCGGCTGTACCGCGGCCCTGCTCTCCTCCACCATCATCGGGGCAGGGGAGATCGGCGAGGTCAAGACCACCTTCGATTCGGCCCGGTTCAAGGGGGCCGTGGTCAAGACCATCTATCTCTATTCCAACGACCCGACCCAGAGCGTGACCCAGCTCTATATCCGCGGAACCGTTCAGGAGGAAATCGAGCAGGAGCCCGCCAAGGTCGATATGCGGGCCCTGGTTCCGGGGGCCACCAAGGAGGCCAGGGTGACCCTGACCAACCAGGGCGACAAGGAACTGCTGCTGAGCAACCTGCAGGTTACCGCCAGTGAATTGAAGGCGGAGGTCACCGCCGACCGCCTGGCTGTCGGGGAGTCCGCCGAAGTGATCAT
This window encodes:
- the gcvT gene encoding glycine cleavage system aminomethyltransferase GcvT codes for the protein MLKQTPLNAAHKRLGARMVDFGGWEMPVQYRGVIEEHLAVRNAAGLFDVSHMGEIEVKGEGAFAFIQELTVNDAAKLVNGQVQYSAMCYPHGGVVDDVTLYRFDQNHFLFCVNAANIDKDFAWMEEVLEEGGFAGVTLRNRSNEFAQLALQGPAADAILARLTATDLGKIAYYHFYEGLVGGVPAIISRTGYTGAGGFELYFAPEAAEKLWDALLAAGEADGLVPVGLGARDTLRLEMKYALYGHELSPEITPLEAGLGWITKLDKPSFIGREALVKMKQQGIPRRLVGFVMTEPGVPRADYPVLAGGREVGVVTSGTMSPSLRVGIGLALVESGQAAVGTDLQIGIRSRQVGARVAHTPFVKQNS
- the gcvH gene encoding glycine cleavage system protein GcvH; its protein translation is MEFPEDLKYTEEHEWVLLEDGIVTVGITDFAQDSLGDVVFVELPEVGTMVEEGKAFGVVESVKAVSDVYAPVSGEVVEVNEDLPDTPELINTSPYEDGWMIKIRLTEPGQVDDLMDAEQYQAFVEKE
- the gcvPA gene encoding aminomethyl-transferring glycine dehydrogenase subunit GcvPA, translated to MRYIPHTQEDIQQMLETVGVGSLEELFEEIPKSVRLQRPLDLSAPLSEPELLRHLRSLADRNATPDSMPSFLGGGAYNHFIPAAVDQLISRSEFYTAYTPYQPEISQGTLQAIFEYQTLVCQLTGMDVANASMYDGASACAEAVLMAVRATRRKRVLISEALHPEYRETVATYCRYLDVELVPVPFDASGGTDMSALSSLLDKETAALVVGYPNFFGVVEDLAAQAEVAHGLGARLVAAVQEPIALGLLKSPGELGADIVAGEGQSFGIPVAFGGPYLGFFAARQKDLRTMPGRLVGETLDTRGQRGFVLTLATREQHIRREKATSNICSNEGLCALMATIYLSLMGKSGIREVAVQNFSKAEYAKRAIGALQGFSIPFAGATFNEFVVEAGVEAGAVLERLERQGILGGIALGGYFPEMSNRFLVCVTEQNSRQEIDALVAALAGGEK
- the gcvPB gene encoding aminomethyl-transferring glycine dehydrogenase subunit GcvPB, with the translated sequence MSSVGTSGLVLNEKLIFEHSDPGRKGYSLPALDVPEAQLPTALVREEVAGFPELSEVDVVRHFTRLSTWNYGVDSGFYPLGSCTMKYNPKVNEAAARLAGFAGAHPLAPEHLSQGALELMFSLQQELAEVSGFPAVTLQPAAGAHGELTGMLIIRAWHEAQGNPRRKVLIPDTAHGTNPATAALCGYEVVSIPSDGVLSAERVAELMDENVAGLMVTNPNTLGLFESQIKEICEVVHAKGGLVYCDGANLNALMGIARPGDMGIDVMHFNLHKTFSTPHGGGGPGAGPVGVTAALEPFLPVPVVVREAGQYRLDSQRPQSIGRMRAFHGNFGILVRAYAYIRTLGGAGLKHASQMAVLNANYIRARLEGTYHLPYKQRSLHEVVFSERNLPNDCHTLDVAKRLIDYGYHPPTVYFPLVVKGAIMIEPTETESQEVLDEFCEAMLAIAAEARDNPELLHQAPVRTRVGRMDETAAARNPRLKWEG
- a CDS encoding energy transducer TonB, which translates into the protein MFQERRQSHLLAAFFILSLLLHLLLIYLLPQRSLVPAPRPEPVYVEVRPPRPAPPRERELDVPAPPEPEQPRETPARRLGPQDQVVTRETAPRGADVEDRLPAAPSPRGAPQPRPQPQTRPQPKPAAPAAPRQQEPRNRAAAEEAARPQSQAEPQAAPQTAPPREKLPDLQSLLTLPQTTVARLESEWRQKYRADVEQGDAVWLDMERDLLYSFFKRFRDNIYAVWNYPARSAERGDEGTCLLKITVNRDGTLRQVQLMESSGHKVLDEEALQAVQKGSPFGPLPRSFTKDELSIFAFFRYNLTRRVIY
- the pta gene encoding phosphate acetyltransferase, which gives rise to MHLVDQIKAKARQNLQTVVLPEGYDDRMVQAAGQIVKDGLAKVVLLGNPATLGTKAQELGASLDGVTLLDPKSAPKLEQYIDELVELRKKKGLSREAAKELLTGDDNLYFGAMMVRMGDAGGAVAGAYNTTGDVLRAAFQVVGTAPGMKTVSSVFLMVTKTPEFGENGTLLFADCAVNPNPDAQALAEIAVATARSCKSFLGVEARVGMLSFSTKGSAKHEDVDKVLKALEIAKGMDPALQIDGELQADAALLPKVGAKKAPGSPVAGKANTIIFPTLDAGNIGYKLVERLAGAEAVGPIIQGLAKPVNDLSRGCSVEDIISVSAITAVQAQA
- a CDS encoding acetate kinase is translated as MDILALNCGSSSVKYQLFDWKKKEVIAKGMVERVTIGDSFIIHEVPGRETYREEYECPTHEVAIHLIIKMLADTKHGVVKDIQQISAVGHRVVHGGEKFTRSVLIDDAVLEAIKEVQHLAPLHNPPNISGIEAAKSVLPQVPHIAIFDTAFHQTMPKAAYTYPLPLEWYEKYGVRRYGFHGTSHLYVSKRAAVLLGKAPKDCNIITMHIGNGVSHSAIKGGVSVDTSMGLTPLEGAVMGTRCGDIDPAIPAFIMEKENLGPKQIDSILNKKSGVLGITGHYTDRRDVIEGAENGDERCQLALEIEAYRLKKYIGSYAAAVGGIDAVVFTAGVGEMGWQIREKTLEGLEFMGIHLDKEKNRNTMTRKRESVITRPDSPVKVFVIPTDEELVFTEDVVAILEGTYADHMNFRYSFASSEFQRK
- a CDS encoding DUF362 domain-containing protein, with protein sequence MAHNITEECINCGACEPACPVDAISEQGDVRVIDAATCTDCGACVDTCPVDAIQAP
- the tatA gene encoding twin-arginine translocase TatA/TatE family subunit, translated to MFGLGTTELIIILVLVLVIFGAGKLPEIGGALGKGIRSFKKGISDRDEIDITPEENAKKPEDKEGEKQ
- a CDS encoding DUF3426 domain-containing protein, whose amino-acid sequence is MIIQCPECQTRFKVADDKVKPGGIKVRCAKCRHIFLAQRPQPALAPEQQPPEPAAEKPAENFAPPEETPPPTQPEAPAAFPTATAARPPEPPPQQKDQFDSFSLDATPEGPAEEDFEGFEEFSTSPDAAIASVPPAEQPDESEETWDAGFGEESAEQAFGAEFAGDEEQRPLEDEFDFGAESEPFPSEAGPDTMEEELAGEEEAGLDSPDEFSFSDEPEAAADELSGDDFAFEEALESGAGEKGLDFAEEPPAFNWEEETESGAAELSGAADEFDFGDAEEASEEAEEFDFSGMTFGEEESPEPARSEPDPEEDAFGSLSLDLDEPAAAAPAAAAAVPPAAAERQAAEAEEEPLEAPLPVPKKRKSALSGLTLFLLLLLFGLLGAAGYFIWSEGSLDQALQRLTGQQAPARPAGQIRLSELNSFFVNNLAEGQLFVISGQAINEFTEARSAVTVKGVLFDKNGKALVQQTVFCGNALDEDALRSMPFSRIEESMNNQFGDSLSNLNIGAGKAIPFTIVFKNLPPDLAEFIVEVVDSKPASK
- the hpt gene encoding hypoxanthine phosphoribosyltransferase; this translates as MPQNNQNLKLKLLYSRNYIAEQVKRLGEEISRDFAESEVLLVGVLKGSFLFCADLAREVSVPAKVDFVRLASYGSETRSSGIVEMRKDLEEPIKGRNVIIVEDIVDSGYTLESLYHRLLLREPKSLKICTLIDKRNRREVDIEADYVGITMDDGFIIGYGLDYDEQYRNLPDIHLVEGV
- a CDS encoding DUF1573 domain-containing protein — its product is MIYRFLLVLLVLLLPAIAFGEGSPRLAVENADYSFGKIYAGMKVEHTFRFKNSGDAPLMIDRVRSSCGCTAALLSSTIIGAGEIGEVKTTFDSARFKGAVVKTIYLYSNDPTQSVTQLYIRGTVQEEIEQEPAKVDMRALVPGATKEARVTLTNQGDKELLLSNLQVTASELKAEVTADRLAVGESAEVIIRATPKEGQAHLSGYVIISTSSANMPELRIPVYGAVAVAKPGT